One part of the Muntiacus reevesi chromosome 20, mMunRee1.1, whole genome shotgun sequence genome encodes these proteins:
- the LOC136151204 gene encoding olfactory receptor 12D1-like: MLNRTSVTEFLLLPVTDIQVLQPVLFVVFLAIYIVNVAGNAAILMVVFSDPRLHSPMYFFLGNLSCLDICFSTVTLPKMLENFLSTHKAISFLGCISQLHFFHFMGSTESMLLTVMGFDRFVAICKPLHYTLIMNHRVCIQMAVTVWIFGFFHALLHSVMTSRLNFCGSNHINHFFCDVKPLLELACGNIELNEWLLNTVTGTIAMSSCFLTFLSYFYIIIYLFFKARSCSMLRKALSTCASHFLVVVLFYIPGVFVYIHPASSSSMDQDQINAIMYNVVTPVLNPLIYTLRNKEVKGALKRMISRSQ, translated from the coding sequence ATGCTGAATCGAACATCAGTCACTGAATTTCTCCTCCTGCCAGTGACAGACATCCAAGTACTGCAGCCTGTTCTCTTTGTGGTTTTCCTTGCAATTTACATTGTCAATGTGGCTGGGAATGCAGCCATCCTCATGGTTGTCTTCTCTGATCCAAGACTCCATTCTCCTATGTATTTTTTCCTGGGAAACCTGTCATGTCTAGATATCTGCTTCTCCACAGTGACTCTGCCAAAGATGCTGGAGAACTTCCTCTCTACACACAAAGCAATTTCTTTCTTGGGATGCATAAGCCAGCTTCATTTCTTCCACTTCATGGGCAGCACAGAGTCCATGTTGCTGACCGTGATGGGCTTTGACCGCTTTGTGGCTATCTGCAAACCACTTCATTATACTCTTATAATGAATCATCGGGTCTGTATCCAGATGGCTGTCACTGTCTGGatctttggttttttccatgccCTGCTGCACTCAGTGATGACCTCTCGCTTAAACTTCTGTGGTTCCAACCATATTaatcacttcttctgtgatgtTAAGCCATTGCTGGAGTTGGCCTGTGGGAACATTGAGCTCAATGAGTGGCTGCTCAATACTGTCACAGGGACCATTGCCATGAGTTCATGCTTTCTAACATTCCTGTCCTATTTCTATATTATTATCTATCTGTTCTTCAAGGCCCGTTCTTGCAGCATGCTTCGTAAAGCACTGTCTACTTGTGCCTCACACTTCTTGGTAGTTGTTCTTTTCTACATCCCTGGTGTTTTTGTTTACATTCATCCAGCCTCAAGTAGCTCCATGGACCAGGATCAGATCAATGCTATTATGTACAATGTGGTCACTCCTGTGCTAAATCCACTGATCTATACTTTGAGGAACAAGGAAGTAAAGGGGGCCTTGAAGAGGATGATTTCAAGGAGTCAATGA
- the LOC136151824 gene encoding olfactory receptor 12D1-like: MLNQTSVTEFLLLGVTDIQVLQPVLFVVFLAIYIVSLAGNGAILMVVTSEPRLHSPMYFFLGNLSCLDICYSTVTLPKMLENFLSTHKAISFLGCISQLHFFHFLGSTEAMLLTVMGFDRFMAICKPLHYTLIMNHQVCIQLAVTVWIIGFFHALLHSVMTSRLNFCGSNHIRHFFCDVKPLLELACGNIELNEWLLNTVTGAIAMGSCFLTFLSYFYIIIYLFFKTHSYSMLHKALSTCVSHLLVVVLFYIPGVFVYIHPATSSSMDQDQIIAIMYSVVTPILNPLIYTLRNKEVKGALRGMM, translated from the coding sequence ATGTTGAATCAAACCTCAGTCACTGAATTTCTCCTCCTGGGAGTGACAGACATCCAGGTACTGCAGCCTGTTCTCTTTGTGGTTTTCCTTGCCATTTACATTGTCAGCTTGGCTGGAAATGGAGCCATCCTGATGGTTGTCACCTCTGAGCCAAGACTCCATTCTCCTATGTATTTTTTCCTGGGAAACCTGTCATGTCTAGATATCTGCTACTCCACGGTGACTCTGCCAAAGATGCTGGAGAACTTCCTCTCTACACACAAAGCAATTTCTTTCTTGGGATGCATTAGCCAGCTTCATTTCTTCCACTTCCTGGGCAGCACAGAGGCCATGTTGCTGACCGTGATGGGCTTTGACCGCTTTATGGCTATCTGCAAACCACTTCATTATACTCTTATAATGAATCATCAGGTCTGTATCCAGTTGGCTGTCACTGTCTGGATCATTGGGTTTTTCCATGCCCTGCTGCACTCAGTGATGACCTCTCGCTTAAACTTCTGTGGTTCCAACCATATCCGTCACTTCTTCTGTGATGTTAAACCATTGCTGGAGTTGGCCTGTGGGAACATTGAGCTCAATGAGTGGCTGCTCAATACTGTCACAGGCGCCATTGCCATGGGTTCATGCTTTCTAACATTCCTGTCCTATTTCTATATTATTATCTATCTGTTCTTCAAGACCCATTCTTACAGCATGCTTCATAAAGCACTGTCTACTTGTGTCTCCCACCTCTTAGTAGTTGTTCTTTTCTACATCCCTGGAGTTTTTGTTTACATTCATCCTGCCACAAGTAGCTCCATGGACCAGGATCAGATCATTGCCATTATGTACAGTGTGGTCACTCCCATACTAAATCCACTGATCTATACTTTGAGGAACAAGGAAGTAAAGGGGGCCTTGAGGGGGATGATGTGA
- the LOC136151206 gene encoding olfactory receptor 12D1-like yields the protein MLNRTSVTEFLLLPVTDIQVLQPVLFVVFLAIYIVNVAGNAAILMVVYSDPRLHSPMYFFLGNLSCLDICFSTVTLPKMLENFLSTHKAISFLGCISQLHFFHFMGSTEAMLLTVMGFDRFVAICKPLHYTLIMNHRVCIQMAVTVWIFGFFHALLHSVMTSRLNFCGSNHIHHFFCDVKPLLELACGNIELNEWLLNTVTGTIAMSSCFLTFLSYFYIIIYLFFKARSCSMLRKALSTCASHFLVVLFYIPGVFVYIHPASSSSMDQDQINAIMYNVVTPVLNPLIYTLRNKEVKGALKRMISRSQ from the coding sequence ATGCTGAATCGAACATCAGTCACTGAATTTCTCCTCCTGCCAGTGACAGACATCCAAGTACTGCAGCCTGTTCTCTTTGTGGTTTTCCTTGCAATTTACATTGTCAATGTGGCTGGGAATGCAGCCATCCTCATGGTTGTCTACTCTGATCCAAGACTCCATTCTCCTATGTATTTTTTCCTGGGAAACCTGTCATGTCTAGATATCTGCTTCTCCACAGTGACTCTGCCAAAGATGCTGGAGAACTTCCTCTCTACACACAAAGCAATTTCTTTCTTGGGATGCATTAGCCAGCTTCATTTCTTCCACTTCATGGGCAGCACAGAGGCCATGTTGCTGACCGTGATGGGCTTTGACCGCTTTGTGGCTATCTGCAAACCACTTCATTATACTCTTATAATGAATCATCGGGTCTGTATCCAGATGGCTGTCACTGTCTGGatctttggttttttccatgccCTGCTGCACTCAGTGATGACCTCTCGCTTAAACTTCTGTGGTTCCAACCATATtcatcacttcttctgtgatgtTAAGCCATTGCTGGAGTTGGCCTGTGGGAACATTGAGCTCAATGAGTGGCTGCTCAATACTGTCACAGGCACCATTGCCATGAGTTCATGCTTTCTAACATTCCTGTCCTATTTCTATATTATTATCTATCTGTTCTTCAAGGCCCGTTCTTGCAGCATGCTTCGTAAAGCACTGTCTACTTGTGCCTCACACTTCTTGGTAGTTCTTTTCTACATCCCTGGTGTGTTTGTTTACATTCATCCAGCCTCAAGTAGCTCCATGGACCAGGATCAGATCAATGCTATTATGTACAATGTGGTCACTCCTGTGCTAAATCCACTGATCTATACTTTGAGGAACAAGGAAGTAAAGGGGGCCTTGAAGAGGATGATTTCAAGGAGTCAATGA